One region of Coregonus clupeaformis isolate EN_2021a chromosome 31, ASM2061545v1, whole genome shotgun sequence genomic DNA includes:
- the LOC121547544 gene encoding neuronal pentraxin-2-like, which produces MFSLLRLLCFYALGLGYGKLVGGQDDTPGKVDRLLCRVIPVGADKCLVPVSTEPNVAAQEEELRNTVMQLRETILQQKETIVNQLGTINELTAKLSLCESASEGGKYDSGGSWSKDKDNQNTMGDLPRDPNDTIDNLGKTMQSLKDRLENLEQQQQRANTSGALFPSELRDLLQSRLGDLEKQLLSKVNNLEEEKSLLYNETADHRQKTESTLNSLLTRINELEKGDGGFKSPEQFKLVLPLRTNYLYGRMIKSLPEMYAFTLCMWLRSSAGPGIGTPFSYGVPGQANEIVLIEWGNNPIELLINDKVAQLPLSVRDGRWHHICITWTTRDGLWEAYQDGQRLGAGDNLAPWHPIKPGGAIILGQEQDMVGGRFDATQAFVGELSQVNIWDKVLKPADILTMANCSCYTPGNVVSWLDSDVEVFGGGAAKQPLELCQDRLSETES; this is translated from the exons ATGTTCTCTCTTTTGAGATTGTTGTGTTTTTACGCACTGGGACTGGGCTATGGGAAGCTTGTAGGCGGACAGGATGACACCCCGGGCAAGGTAGACCGGCTCCTATGCCGAGTCATCCCCGTCGGCGCCGACAAGTGTTTGGTCCCAGTAAGTACCGAACCTAACGTAGCGGCTCAGGAGGAAGAGTTGAGGAACACAGTCATGCAGCTCCGTGAAACGATTCTCCAACAGAAAGAGACGATAGTCAACCAACTTGGGACCATAAACGAGCTGACCGCAAAGCTCTCCCTTTGCGAGTCAGCCTCCGAGGGAGGGAAGTATGATAGTGGTGGATCTTGGAGTAAAGACAAAGATAATCAGAACACAATGGGAGATTTACCCAGAGATCCCAATGATACAATCGACAACCTTGGGAAGACCATGCAGAGTCTGAAGGACCGACTAGAGAACCTAGAG caacagcagcagagaGCCAACACGTCGGGAGCGTTGTTCCCCAGTGAGCTGAGAGACCTCCTGCAGAGCAGGCTGGGAGACCTGGAGAAACAGCTGCTCAGTAAGGTCAACAACCTGGAGGAAGAGAAGTCTCTGCTCTACAACGAGACTGCAGATCACAGGCAAAAGACAGAGAGCACCCTCAACTCCCTGCTGACCAGGATTAACGAGCTGGAGAAAG gtgatggtggGTTCAAGTCCCCTGAGCAGTTTAAGTTGGTCCTCCCCCTGCGTACTAACTACTTGTATGGCCGCATGATCAAGAGCCTTCCTGAGATGTACGCCTTCACACTCTGCATGTGGCTCCGGTCCAGCGCCGGCCCTGGCATAGGCACCCCCTTCTCCTACGGAGTGCCAGGACAGGCCAATGAGATTGTACTCATCGAGTGGGGCAACAATCCCATAGAGCTGCTCATCAATGACAAG GTGGCTCAGCTGCCTCTGTCGGTGCGTGACGGTAGGTGGCACCACATCTGTATCACCTGGACCACCAGGGATGGTCTGTGGGAAGCCTACCAGGATGGTCAGAGGCTGGGGGCAGGGGACAACCTGGCCCCATGGCACCCCATCAAGCCTGGAGGAGCCATCATACTGGGGCAAGAACAG GACATGGTGGGCGGGCGCTTTGACGCCACGCAGGCCTTTGTGGGTGAACTGAGCCAGGTTAACATCTGGGACAAGGTCCTGAAGCCAGCCGACATCCTCACCATGGCCAACTGTTCCTGCTACACCCCCGGGAACGTGGTGTCCTGGCTGGACAGTGATGTGgaggtgtttggaggaggagcagCCAAACAGCCTCTAGAACTATGCCAGGACCGGCTGTCTGAGACTGAGTCTTAG
- the LOC121547535 gene encoding monocarboxylate transporter 7 isoform X2 — MTVWGSRVKRYMGPNVYTAPPDGGWGWVVAVSFFLVEVFTYGVIKSLGIFLQDLMGEFGESNSRVSWIISICVFTLSFTAPLASVMTNRFGFRPVVMIGGLLVSIGTIASGFTNSINEMYITIGLVAGLGYSLTFLPTVTLLSQYFSQRRSLVTAVASTGESISVFALAPAFSALRDCIGWRYTLVVIGALQGIIIICGVLLRPIIIRPGPATETETGGLADKELKALDTLNTQEESYSKERLYTKDSSYAKDSSYTPQSSYFQDNKLTHCYSLSSGESEDSGVQSLHHQVLDDGSKAGEDIPLKGKEEKGEKGEKEGREKKEASSQRCLGSKKEMEKDEEQTQTVSAQKHKLLDFSVLREGSFICYALFGLFATLGFFAPQLYIIELSVSRGVERDRAAYMLSTMAIAEIFGRLSIGWVLGRKLFRGRKPLVLLGCVVLLCLVLVAFTLVWEFWGLAMCCGFYGFFMGTVSSTHIPMLAEKDVVGIERMSSAVGVYVFIQSFAGLAGPPLGGVLVDLTLNYGSAFYSCAVGMGLGAVFLGLIRPAKRGLPCCSRRGHQNCPEPLQVGLGNPVPQREGKEALDRNSLQDFLEVDLDLDQKHEIVTEKGQPMTIST, encoded by the exons ATGACAGTGTGGGGGTCCAGAGTAAAGCGCTACATGGGGCCTAACGTCTACACGGCTCCACCAGACGGTGGCTGGGGCTGGGTGGTGGCGGTCTCCTTCTTCCTGGTGGAAGTGTTCACCTACGGAGTCATCAAGAGCTTGGGCATCTTCCTCCAGGACCTGATGGGGGAGTTCGGGGAGAGCAACAGCCGAGTCTCTTGGATCATCTCCATCTGCGTCTTCACTTTGAGCTTCACTG cTCCTCTTGCTTCTGTAATGACCAACCGATTTGGGTTCCGGCCAGTTGTTATGATTGGTGGACTCCTCGTCTCCATAGGAACCATCGCCAGTGGCTTCACCAACTCCATCAACGAGATGTACATCACCATCGGACTCGTTGCAG GTCTGGGGTACAGTCTGACCTTCCTGCCCACCGTCACCCTCCTGTCTCAGTACTTCTCCCAGCGACGCTCCCTGGTCACAGCTGTTGCCTCCACGGGAGAGTCCATCTCTGTGTTCGCCCTCGCCCCAG CGTTCTCTGCTCTGAGGGACTGTATCGGCTGGCGTTACACCCTGGTGGTGATCGGAGCTCTGCAGGGCATCATCATCATCTGTGGTGTTTTGCTAAGACCCATCATCATCAGACCTGGACCAGCCACGGAAACAGAGACAGGTGGACTGGCTGACAAAGAGCTGAAGGCTCTGGATACTCTGAACACACAGGAGGAGTCCTACAGTAAGGAGAGATTGTACACTAAGGACAGTTCATATGCTAAGGATAGCTCTTACACACCACAGAGTTCCTACTTTCAGGATAACAAGCTGACTCATTGTTACTCCCTGAGCTCTGGAGAGTCTGAGGACTCTGGGGTCCAGTCCCTCCATCACCAGGTCCTGGACGATGGTAGCAAGGCAGGGGAGGATATTCCTCTGAAGGGgaaagaggagaagggagaaaagggggaaaaagagggaagagagaagaagGAGGCGTCTTCACAGCGGTGCTTAGGAAgcaagaaggagatggagaaggacgAGGAGCAGACACAGACAGTATCCGCCCAGAAGCACAAACTCCTTGACTTCTCTGTGCTGAGAGAAGGCAGCTTCATTTGCTACGCTCTCTTCGGCCTCTTCGCCACTTTGGGTTTCTTCGCCCCTCAGCTCTACATCATCGAGCTGAGCGTGAGCCGCGGCGTGGAGCGCGACCGCGCCGCCTACATGCTTTCCACCATGGCCATTGCTGAGATCTTCGGCCGCCTCTCCATTGGTTGGGTGCTAGGCAGGAAGCTGTTTAGAGGCAGGAAGCCCCTGGTGCTGCTGGGATGTGTAGTCCTGCTGTGCCTGGTGCTGGTGGCCTTTACCCTGGTGTGGGAGTTCTGGGGCCTGGCGATGTGTTGTGGGTTCTATGGTTTTTTTATGGGCACTGTGTCATCAACGCATATACCCATGCTGGCAGAGAAAGATGTGGTGGGCATAGAGAGGATGTCGTCAGCCGTGGGGGTCTATGTGTTTATACAGAGCTTTGCTGGGCTGGCCGGACCACCTCTTGGAG GTGTTTTGGTGGACCTGACTCTGAACTACGGCTCAGCGTTCTACTCCTGTGCGGTGGGTATGGGTCTGGGAGCTGTGTTCCTTGGACTGATACGACCAGCCAAGAGAGGCCTGCCCTGCTGCAGCAGGAGGGGGCATCAGAACTGCCCAGAACCCCTGCAGGTTGGGCTGGGGAACCCTGTACCTCAGCGAGAGGGGAAGGAGGCCTTGGACAGAAACAGTCTTCAGGACTTCCTAGAAGTCGACCTTGATTTGGACCAGAAACATGAAATCGTTACTGAAAAAGGCCAACCGATGACAATCTCTACTTGA
- the LOC121547535 gene encoding monocarboxylate transporter 7 isoform X1 encodes MGKTHPRDLLSPVVLRDQSTKASPAPTMTVWGSRVKRYMGPNVYTAPPDGGWGWVVAVSFFLVEVFTYGVIKSLGIFLQDLMGEFGESNSRVSWIISICVFTLSFTAPLASVMTNRFGFRPVVMIGGLLVSIGTIASGFTNSINEMYITIGLVAGLGYSLTFLPTVTLLSQYFSQRRSLVTAVASTGESISVFALAPAFSALRDCIGWRYTLVVIGALQGIIIICGVLLRPIIIRPGPATETETGGLADKELKALDTLNTQEESYSKERLYTKDSSYAKDSSYTPQSSYFQDNKLTHCYSLSSGESEDSGVQSLHHQVLDDGSKAGEDIPLKGKEEKGEKGEKEGREKKEASSQRCLGSKKEMEKDEEQTQTVSAQKHKLLDFSVLREGSFICYALFGLFATLGFFAPQLYIIELSVSRGVERDRAAYMLSTMAIAEIFGRLSIGWVLGRKLFRGRKPLVLLGCVVLLCLVLVAFTLVWEFWGLAMCCGFYGFFMGTVSSTHIPMLAEKDVVGIERMSSAVGVYVFIQSFAGLAGPPLGGVLVDLTLNYGSAFYSCAVGMGLGAVFLGLIRPAKRGLPCCSRRGHQNCPEPLQVGLGNPVPQREGKEALDRNSLQDFLEVDLDLDQKHEIVTEKGQPMTIST; translated from the exons ATGGGAAAGACCCACCCAAGAGATTTGCTTTCACCGGTGGTTCTTCGAGATCAGTCCACTAAAG CATCCCCTGCTCCAACCATGACAGTGTGGGGGTCCAGAGTAAAGCGCTACATGGGGCCTAACGTCTACACGGCTCCACCAGACGGTGGCTGGGGCTGGGTGGTGGCGGTCTCCTTCTTCCTGGTGGAAGTGTTCACCTACGGAGTCATCAAGAGCTTGGGCATCTTCCTCCAGGACCTGATGGGGGAGTTCGGGGAGAGCAACAGCCGAGTCTCTTGGATCATCTCCATCTGCGTCTTCACTTTGAGCTTCACTG cTCCTCTTGCTTCTGTAATGACCAACCGATTTGGGTTCCGGCCAGTTGTTATGATTGGTGGACTCCTCGTCTCCATAGGAACCATCGCCAGTGGCTTCACCAACTCCATCAACGAGATGTACATCACCATCGGACTCGTTGCAG GTCTGGGGTACAGTCTGACCTTCCTGCCCACCGTCACCCTCCTGTCTCAGTACTTCTCCCAGCGACGCTCCCTGGTCACAGCTGTTGCCTCCACGGGAGAGTCCATCTCTGTGTTCGCCCTCGCCCCAG CGTTCTCTGCTCTGAGGGACTGTATCGGCTGGCGTTACACCCTGGTGGTGATCGGAGCTCTGCAGGGCATCATCATCATCTGTGGTGTTTTGCTAAGACCCATCATCATCAGACCTGGACCAGCCACGGAAACAGAGACAGGTGGACTGGCTGACAAAGAGCTGAAGGCTCTGGATACTCTGAACACACAGGAGGAGTCCTACAGTAAGGAGAGATTGTACACTAAGGACAGTTCATATGCTAAGGATAGCTCTTACACACCACAGAGTTCCTACTTTCAGGATAACAAGCTGACTCATTGTTACTCCCTGAGCTCTGGAGAGTCTGAGGACTCTGGGGTCCAGTCCCTCCATCACCAGGTCCTGGACGATGGTAGCAAGGCAGGGGAGGATATTCCTCTGAAGGGgaaagaggagaagggagaaaagggggaaaaagagggaagagagaagaagGAGGCGTCTTCACAGCGGTGCTTAGGAAgcaagaaggagatggagaaggacgAGGAGCAGACACAGACAGTATCCGCCCAGAAGCACAAACTCCTTGACTTCTCTGTGCTGAGAGAAGGCAGCTTCATTTGCTACGCTCTCTTCGGCCTCTTCGCCACTTTGGGTTTCTTCGCCCCTCAGCTCTACATCATCGAGCTGAGCGTGAGCCGCGGCGTGGAGCGCGACCGCGCCGCCTACATGCTTTCCACCATGGCCATTGCTGAGATCTTCGGCCGCCTCTCCATTGGTTGGGTGCTAGGCAGGAAGCTGTTTAGAGGCAGGAAGCCCCTGGTGCTGCTGGGATGTGTAGTCCTGCTGTGCCTGGTGCTGGTGGCCTTTACCCTGGTGTGGGAGTTCTGGGGCCTGGCGATGTGTTGTGGGTTCTATGGTTTTTTTATGGGCACTGTGTCATCAACGCATATACCCATGCTGGCAGAGAAAGATGTGGTGGGCATAGAGAGGATGTCGTCAGCCGTGGGGGTCTATGTGTTTATACAGAGCTTTGCTGGGCTGGCCGGACCACCTCTTGGAG GTGTTTTGGTGGACCTGACTCTGAACTACGGCTCAGCGTTCTACTCCTGTGCGGTGGGTATGGGTCTGGGAGCTGTGTTCCTTGGACTGATACGACCAGCCAAGAGAGGCCTGCCCTGCTGCAGCAGGAGGGGGCATCAGAACTGCCCAGAACCCCTGCAGGTTGGGCTGGGGAACCCTGTACCTCAGCGAGAGGGGAAGGAGGCCTTGGACAGAAACAGTCTTCAGGACTTCCTAGAAGTCGACCTTGATTTGGACCAGAAACATGAAATCGTTACTGAAAAAGGCCAACCGATGACAATCTCTACTTGA
- the si:dkey-21c1.1 gene encoding protein FAM104A, with the protein MLTENRKRRRGGDNEGDQLNPQAKRSGGGQEGHAMVSKLGQDVWDSESSSSDSSSGISSPERAAGGASTYTQSQKNRTSQGLLRPSPEDPSISSLSLYGNGTPYDHINSVLREAHFSSLQTREPGST; encoded by the exons ATGTTGACAGAAAACAG GAAGCGGCGGCGTGGTGGAGACAATGAGGGGGACCAGCTGAACCCCCAGGCCAAAAGGTCAGGAGGGGGGCAGGAGGGTCACGCCATGGTGTCCAAGCTGGGCCAAGACGTCTGGGACTCTGAG TCGTCCAGCAGTGACAGCAGTAGTGGTATCAGTAGTCCTGAGAGGGCAGCGGGAGGAGCCAGCACATATACACAGAGCCAGAAGAACCGCACGTCCCAGGGTCTCCTCAGACCCTCGCCAGAAGACCCTTCCATATCCTCGTTGAGTCTTTATGGCAACGGCACCCCCTATGACCACATCAACAGTGTCCTGAGGGAGGCCCACTTCAGCAGTCTGCAGACCAGAGAACCAGGATCTACGTGA